Within the Telopea speciosissima isolate NSW1024214 ecotype Mountain lineage chromosome 4, Tspe_v1, whole genome shotgun sequence genome, the region CTTCATCATATTATTAGAAAAACAACGCATCAGAATGACGATTTTGCGGAAGAAAtgcaaaggaaaagagaaagcacacacacaagacaagattttatgtggttcaccccAAAGAAGGAAGCTATATCCACGACCGAACGATAGTATAAATCCACTATTCATGTGAAGCAAATACAAACCATCATACTCTcccatctctcaaagagataactacaatatatataggaaaaccttAACTcgtaaaatacaaaaatacccttagagacccactcggtctagttcggacctgaaccaacataggtcgaaatacatatcaaatcgaagatctcaacGAGCACTACAGGGGACAACACCTATGATGCTGAAGTATGCACATTTTGGCCATTATAGCACATTTCGAAGGCGAAACGGTCTGCTAAAAAATCACCACAACACTTTTTTGGATTGAGatcagacttcaccaataacacataTCACATATATAACCAAGATTATTTGATAATTGATACATTTCAAAGGATGCCAGGTAGGTTATTGGCTTGTGCCTTGTTTAATGTCTTAAGTGAGACTTTGGTAACAATATCCGTACATGAAGTATACCATATTTTACTCCTAAGCAAACAACAAAACAAGTATTTTAGTGGAAACACCATTCctttagaagaggaagaactgAGAAAATGAGGAAAGAGAATGTATAAGGAACCAAATAATTGAATACTGAATATTCatagaataaaaagaaatatataaaaaaagcgAAAGAGAGAAATGTTGGGTTCTAACACAAATGAAGACACACATATATTGGAAAAAGAGTTAAAAGTCTTTATCGTAGATGATTGCAGAGTGGCTCAGTTTGTGTGGTCAAATGGATTCCCCTGCAGTTGCACATGTTCAGTACGTGAACGAAGCTGCTTACCTTGCTCTGCTTCTGCTGCTCATCTCTACGTAGAACacagtcacacacacacacaaacacttcactctctctctctctctctctctctcgggcTTTCCCCGATCTCTACCAGAATCTCTGATTTGTCAGCCTTTTTTCCTTCtcgctctttttcttttttcttgggtcTTACGTCCGACAGTCATTATTaccaaatcaaacaaaaccccttgaaaaaaacctaatttttctaattttattgtGCCCCCAACAGATAAATTATACAGAAAAACAtggtctttttctctttctctctagcTCTTCTTGGGTCTATGAATCGCACGTGCAATTCGCTGTAGAGGTGTTTGATTAAATGCTTTAAAAGCTGGACTACTTCTCTCCATCGAGGAAGTGAGAAAAGGTGAGCTGAGTTTAGCTATAGGTTGGTGTTTGGGGTTTTGTGATTGTGCTTAGGCTGAGTTTCTTGATGTGGGTAGGGTTAGAAAAGAGACTTCTCGGTTTCTTCAATTCTATTTAAGAATTACCCTTAGACGTCTCTATATATTTGTCTCTGTAtgtgagatagagagagagagagagagagagagagagagagaacgaacacacaaaagaagaagagagagaatggcaTTGGAAGCTGTAGTGTTCCCTCAAGACCTGTTCAGTTATGGTTGTAAGGACTTGTACTCATTAGGAGGAGGAGGTTGGAGCTATGATTTTGGTgtaacagaagaagaagaagaaaaagttggGCTTGATGAGGTGGTTCTTGACAAAAACATAGACCAAGGTCTCTatggtaattgggattcttcatcttcttccatggtGCAAAATGTGAAGGAATGGGACACCAATTCGTCTCCTGAAGCTTGCACAGGTGATGGTGGGTTCTTTCCCGGTGGTTTTCCAACCGTGAAAACTCCGGCAACCACGCCAAGTCGGCGTAAGAGACGACGCACTAGAAGTTgtaagaacaaagaagaagtgGAAAACCAAAGGATGACCCACATTGCCGTCGAACGTAACCGTCGGAAGCAGATGAATGAGTATCTCGCCGTACTCCGGTCTTTGATGCCACCATCTTACGTTCAAAGGGTTAGTTCTTCTCCCTATTTCTTTcacttttattaattttcttttctaatatATTCTTTATAATCCATtcaaaaaacaataatttttcttttttggctctTTCTTTGTAAATAGGGAGACCAAGCATCGATCATAGGAGGAGCCATTAATTTTGTGAAGGAACTGGAGCAACTCCTACAATCACTAGAGGCTGAGAAGAGAATTAAACAAAGATCAGACTCTggtttctcttctccatttgcAGATTTCTTCACCTTCCCTCAATACTCCTCAAGCTCAGTTCACTGCAGGAACACTGCAGTGGCAAATGAATCTGTGGCTGAGAATAGCTCAGCCATTGCAGACATCGAAGTGACCATGGTTGAAAGCCATGCCAACCTTAAAGTTCTCTCAAGGAAACGACCAAAGCAGCTCTTGAAGATGGTTACAGCGTTCCAAGCTCTTAGACTCACTGTGCTCCACCTTAATGTTACAGCTCTTGATCAAATGGCCCTCTACTCCTTCAGTGTTAAGGTTAGTATGAACAAATCTCatttattatcattttattccccttcctttttaattagaAATGAAAATAcccattaattattaatttagggtatttatttttaaattaaactgGAACAGGTTGAGGAAGATTGCCAACTTACTTCAGTGGATGAAATTGCTACGGCTGTTCATCAAATGCTAGGTAGGATTCAGGAGGAGTCTACATTGAGTTGACAACCCTAATTATTTTCTAAAGTAATTAAGGTCCATCACCACTTCCTCTTCTATGGATAAAAGGAGTGAATCTTTTCATATGATTCTATTTTTCTTGTAGTTTTAGGGATCTCTGTGTACCTTGAGCAGCTTTAATCCATCCAATATTTTACCCAACTCAGTGTTGTTTGTGTGAAATTAATGTGAATCATGATTGAGCCTTTTCCATCAAAACTCCTCCATCCcgcaccaatttttttttttttttttttttttttttttttttggctaaagatcaacaaaagaatataataataaattaagatGTACAATTAATGTCCCGGCCTTTGACATTGCCATCAAAAGAGCTCAAGATCACATATTTTGATTTTAGGATTCACCTTCGCCATTGTCATCAATAGATACCCCCAATACAAAACTAAGAGAAAAAGACtaaatgatttcaaatttgaaCCTCGGTCTTTTTTACGCATCCCAAGATATTTCATCTTGGGAAAAAAGGCGATAAGTGTGCCAAGACTGAGAAATCATAAAAACCGCACCCTTCTTGGTAATAAGATTAGCTACGCCATTTCCTTCCCTATAGCAGTGTGAAATCTTCCATGTTATCGTGGAAAGAAATTGATTTAAATTCAACCAGCAATCTTGCCGAAACATCCATTGTATCGTCTGGTTTTTTATACATAACACCACCGCATTGGAATCACTCTCAATCCAGAGCCAAgtaactcttttattttttgacagTTAAAGACCAACAATAATGATTTTATGTATTTTCTGTGAGGTGAGCTGATCCCGCTGATGGCCTTGCCAAAGTTGGGGCAGCTCTCGTTCTCTTTATTTCTCTGTATtcgtctgggtatgcctggatgTTAAACACTTGtatttttcacttttcttcGTAATATATCTTTTGCTGACTTTttagcaaaaaataaataaataaagaccaACAATAATGCAGCAAATTCTACATAGAAGTTTGAGTGAACTCCTAAAAATTTTGAGAAGCTACCCATTGAATTCTTCAAAAGacgaatttttctcctctcagttTCTTGTCCGGTCAGGttcataggttcctctcatagggagggcagaaatgacgacctcaccccacccaggtagtgtgttcgggcaaggggtgaggtcgtcatttccggtcccctatgagaggaacctatgaacctgaccgggcaggaaACCTAAGAGGAGTTAAGTCCTCAAAAGACCATCTACACTGGCATTTCCTAGATTGCCTAGAGAGCATCCATCAATATTTAATTTAAACCATCCAGAATCAGACTTCTTCCACGTTACTTCAATAATCTGCactggaggagaagaagggaaaacaacACCAAAAATCCTTGAGATAACAAACTCATCTACATACTTTATATGGATAGACATAAGAGGGATTGTTTCCCGAATATCCTTCTTGAGAGCTTCCATGATGGCACACACCCTTCTTAGACTTTCCTTCAATTCATATCTCCGTTGGTTGCGTTCTAACCAGATGTGCATTGGAATAAGAATTAATCCCGAGAGCCATAAGCATTTCAACAGAACCACCGTAGCTCTTCTTTTCCACCAAATTAAAAGGTCATTGATAGAAGATGGGTTCCGCCAACTTAGCTTGAAAGCTTCCAAGAATTGTTGCCAAAGTTTCTTAGAGACAGTACATTTGAGGAAAATATGATGAAAGGATTTAGAGTCCCTTAGGCTCACTGGACACCTTGAAACTAATGACACATCTTTCAAATTCACCATGTCATTCCAAGGCAGTCTTTAATGCATCCAAGGCCATCCAAATATTGATTGACTAGGTAGAAAATATTTTACCCAAACAATTGGTACCAAGGAGGCTTTGGGGCTTTGTTATGGATGATCTCCCAAGATGATTTTACTAAAAAAGATCCATCATGGTTTGGCTTCCAAATATGATGACTCTCCTCAAAATACGGGTGGAAGAGGGATCTTTGAACATGCATTGAAGAGACATGTGGTAAAAACCCAATTTTAGTTAAGGAGGAGACCAGTGGGTGAGCCTTAGCACAATGGTTAAGTTGTGGTATTGCAAACATCAGGTTGCagattcaaaacttggaaacaacctctccctgaag harbors:
- the LOC122659837 gene encoding transcription factor bHLH94-like, with amino-acid sequence MALEAVVFPQDLFSYGCKDLYSLGGGGWSYDFGVTEEEEEKVGLDEVVLDKNIDQGLYGNWDSSSSSMVQNVKEWDTNSSPEACTGDGGFFPGGFPTVKTPATTPSRRKRRRTRSCKNKEEVENQRMTHIAVERNRRKQMNEYLAVLRSLMPPSYVQRGDQASIIGGAINFVKELEQLLQSLEAEKRIKQRSDSGFSSPFADFFTFPQYSSSSVHCRNTAVANESVAENSSAIADIEVTMVESHANLKVLSRKRPKQLLKMVTAFQALRLTVLHLNVTALDQMALYSFSVKVEEDCQLTSVDEIATAVHQMLGRIQEESTLS